The region GATAACCTCTTTCTCTCCAGCCTGCACAGATTCTCCCACTCTTGATGCCAGATGAAAAGACATTGTTAGAGGTGACAGAGGGGGATACAGGACCCTTCTCCTCAATTTAACTCTTTTGATGAATCGTAGTTAGACGAAACGCTTCGAGAGTTGGAGAATGAGAGAAACTGATGCCTGAGAGCAAATAACGCACCATCACCTCACCCCAAGCTGATGGGGAAAGCATGCACCCACTTGAATGGGACCAGTCGGAAGGGGGCACACCAGAACATATGGGGAGATTGTTCCAAttgtatatatattgtgacaagTCCACTAACTTCCTCCATGAATCAGAAGGGAGACCGTTGATCTTCTTGTAAATATTGGCTGATTAGAGATGGTTTCTACTCTTGGAAAGATTATTAAGAGTCAGTCTGGTTACCACATGCAGTGGCCTGATGGCTGGTTGCCTGGTTTTAGATTGATTACAGCCTATATAGACTTCATATCATTTTGGCCTCATATTTTAATTAAAAAGtattaaaaggtatattttaattCAATTGTTCACAAAGTTATATTCACCTTTTTGGGAAATTGAGTGTTAATATTTTGGCCTATAACATTTCTGACATTCCCAAATTCATGAGTTATCTGACTAATAATAACTGTAAACCTTTTTTTACCCACATCCATAATAAATCCAACATCAGTTTTTGGACTTACTTAATCTCTGTGGATGACAGGAATAAGGTAAAAACTACTTCTTCCCGCAACGAAACTATGGGTAACACCATTCTGAGAGCGGATTCCTGTCATCCCAGACATGTGAGGGTTAATATTCCTAGGGGACAATTATATAGCTCTAAAAGATGCCACAGTGACCATCAATCCTATATTCAAGAGAGAGAAGAAATCTGTGCAGGCTGGAGGGAAAGAGGTTATCAGAATTGGGCtttggaaaaagcaaaaaaaaaaaaaaaactgggaaaaattgCCAGAACCGACCTGGTAAAATTCCattaaaaaataccaaaaaaacaGGAGGATCAAAAACCCATATTTGTCACCACCTATAGCAGAGAACACATCCAGATAAAGACGATTCTCAATAACTCCTCGGCAGTGCTCAGGAGCGATCCTGCTCTGGAGAGTATTGTCTAGGAGGGGGTTTATTCTACACCAGGAGAGCTCCCACCCTTCCTAATCTGTTACCTCATAGTCTGGTGATGGATGGTCCTGGTAGAACGACTTGGTTGTCTACTAAAGGTTTCTCCAGCTGCAAAGGCAGATGTGGAGCACCAAATATCCAGAAAGTGAGGCCTGAAACAATGGTTATTGGTGACTTTATGACTAGCAGTAGTACATGTGTCATATACATGGTTACCTGCAGTATCTGAGATCTCTCCTATACAGGCTGCACAACGCGAGATCTCCGGCAGCCTCAGTGAGCTCCTCAGGGATCCAGTGACCAGAGACCTAATCCCTCTAATGGATCCAGACATTTTTATCAAGTGCCCAGCGGTGATCTGAGCGGTCTCCGGAATGGAAAgggtcagtaataataataataataatctttatttatatagcgccaacatattccgcagcgctttacagtttaacagtttcaaacacaacagtcataagtaacaatgttaacaatacaataattaaagcaacacaagacgaccctgctcgtgagagcttacaatctacaatgaggtgggggagatacaaagtacaggtgtgtatttacaatgatgtatttacaatgatggtccagccatcttcaggggtaggggatagatggaagtagtgaatgggctacacacaaacgaaATAACTGATCAGTAAGCTCAGAAGGGGCGACAAATCTCCACTGGATCCTGATGATGGAGGCCGCCCATCCCACCGGTTTACACAAGCGCACAGATAGAATATTCTTCTATTAATATTGGTCACTGAGCTTTTCACTGTGTTTAATGACAGTATCATATCGTTGGGTTGAAGTTTGTATTTTTGTACTGGTAAAAGAGTGTTAATATTATGGGTGTGAAATAACCTGTGATGGGGcgggtgtttttttttgttgtttttttttttaatccttggtCAATATAAATCCCTGACTCACTGGTGTGACACTACGTTATgactaaggggcatatttggccatgaaACGTGTAAACTGGTGTCTGGGACCCCTGCTATTTGTGCCATGTTTTCTATTGTCGGTTGTATATGCTTTTATctgaagattttggaataaagcttattggagtgcaacctcttggtgctggattttttactaTCAGTCCAAAATTACAGAAGTCCAGGAGGAAGAAAATTTTTTCATGTGTCACATCCACTGGCAAATACATTGATGATCTACTCCTCAACAGAGGCTccatgtcaacttacaagtcaatattacaggcttaaccAAGCAAAAGTTGGTGTTTTCTTCACCAACCAGAAAGAatcacacaaattcaaaagtcaaaaTATAGATAACAGTCTGTTCTTCTTGGTTTGCTGAAAATAGAGGTctagttaattaagatacaatgccgtGTCTCAACACATGATTTTACACTAATGAAAAAACAACATTTCCCAGGCCTCCAATGTCGCCTGTGCACATAAATCCCAGCCACTTACAGGTGAGACAGTGTGATGACAACTGAAAAATACCATCACCTTTCCTCCGCCATATGTGCCGCCACTCACCAAACCAGGCAGTTTTCCATCTCACAGAGCGAGGCGCTTCGCAACCTGTTCTCCATGCCCTCACCCAGTGCTGCCGCCAGCTGCACATTCTCCATCAGCATCTGTCACAAGAAGGACGACTTTATACACAATCACTGTATGAGAAACATTAGGTACAATGGAGGTATGTGTACAGGAGGCAGGGGATAGGGGGTACAGCAGGGGTATGTGTACAGGGGATAGGGGGTACAACAGGGATATGTGTACAGGAGGTGGGGGTGTAATGGGGTATGTGCACAGGAGGCAGGGGGTATAACGGTATGCGTACAGGAGGCGGTGGTATAACGGGGTATGTGTACAGGAGGTGAGGGATACAACAGGGGTATGTGTACAGGATGTGGGGGGTATAACGAGGTATGTTTACAGGAGGCGGTGGTATAACGGGGTATGTGTACAGGAGGCGGTGGTATAACGGGGTATGTGTACAGGAGGCGGTGGTATAACGGGGGATATTTGCACGGGATGCAGGATGTATATGGTATAAAATATTGGTCCAGTCATTTTCTAAAACAAATAAAGCTGAGCGACCGCACATAGGTCCTGCACACGTTGGTCCCGGAGCAGTACATaggattcacactgtggccatttaaaagACAGAagttaaaataaaaagaaaatgagCCATTCCCCTGCAGTAAAAAAAGGAATAGTAATGATACAAGGTGTAcccaatgggcacggtacctgaccgcATCACAGTGACATAACCACAAGAGTAGGTCCGTCCTGATTGGGTGCACCGTGTCGCGGTGGGACGCATTCACCTCTACCAGAACACATTATGGGCACCATTACCATTTCTCCATTACTACAGGGCCTTGCTCCCTCTCTCCGGGCCTGATCTGGACATCTCCTGGAGGGTCCGATGCCTCCATTCTCACCTGCATTACGACGTGCTGGAAGCCGGACAGATAGAAGCCGTCCTGGTCCTTGTCGGGCTCCTGCTCCCTCATCCAGTCCGAAGTCTCCACCTCCAATGCTTTGTGTATCCACTGACTGAGGCAAGCCTGTAGTATGGGAGGACATGGAGAGGTGTAAACATGGGCAGCCAGCGAGGGTGGATATGCTGGGAGCAGACATGGCTTCCAGGACGTCTCATGCTCGCATTGGGGCTGTAATCGCCACCCCAAATGAAAATATAACAACTCACCCGAATACACCGCGTGTAACGAATCAGCTGCTCCTCCAACATTTCAGGTGGAATGGGGGGTCCCAGCTCTGAAACATCAATCTCTGATGAGAAGTTGGGGTGTCCCATCATGTCTGCACTGAAATTGTGGTGAGTGAAGAGGTTAACGGCAGAAAGTGCACTACATAAGAATGGCCGTGCTCTGACGGTCGGGTCGTACCTGGGGTATACCGTTGTCACCCAATGGAGTACATGATACAAGGCCGGGTGAGGAAGCTCATGGCTAAGGATCTCTCGGAGATGACGAGCAATACCATGGTGGCACATGAAGGCCACACCACGGGCGAGATCATAGTGTGGTGGAACACACGGCACCAGGACAGAGACCACACTTTGCAGCTCCTCCACCACTCCACCCTGCAGAGCCTTTAGACGTTTGGCCAGATCTGCTGAGCTGAGATTTTCGCACAGCGGCTCCAGTGCCATTACTCGATCACAAACACCTTTCTCCAAAGCTTTTAAGAAGAGCGCTTTCCAGTGTTTGGGGCGCCCCGGGGGCCTCCAGAGCTGCTGCATGGAGCCTCTTGCCTCCTGGGCATCCAGGAATTCTTCTCGTTCAATAATACGGATGGCAGAGACTAGAAGAGAAGGGTCTGAGCGGGCGACTCCTAATGCCGATTTGGCCAGAGAGGACAGCATGGCACCCAGCTCCTCACTCACTTCCTGCACGCCTGCAAAAAAGTGCTGCACTAAATCTGCTTCTTCATCATTAATGTGGACATCAGTGGAGTCTGGCGAAGCCTCAGCCTTCTGTAACCTGTACAGGATGCCATCCCTGAGGCTCTCCAGGTCCCGGAGGGTGACGTGAGCCTCCAGAAGATGTCGCTTCTCAATCAGATCTCGAGACTGAGCAATCAGCGTTGGCACTAGATGGACACAGGGAACAATCAGAAGAACGCAAAGGCTCAACATTAGGAGAAGGTGTATGCCACCCCCCAGCATCTCCTCAAACCCCTCGGCCTGACGGAGTGCTGCACTTACCGGCATGGAGGTACGGCAGGCTCTGTATCACCACCGACAGCTGGACGTGCTCCATCACCAGCTGGCGGATGGGTTGTAGCTTGGTGAGGGGACAATCACTCTCCTGCCAGATGTCCCGCATCTCACTTAGGGCCTGCTGGACATGACGGACGTCCGAGAGTGCCACGTGCAGCTGAGCCAAGC is a window of Ranitomeya variabilis isolate aRanVar5 chromosome 2, aRanVar5.hap1, whole genome shotgun sequence DNA encoding:
- the EXOC3L1 gene encoding exocyst complex component 3-like protein isoform X2, with amino-acid sequence MLVMSAEDETSALEKAEHLARGAALKWASGIFCRPDQLIHLAQYRRREAQRNNSIQSRLKSSLQSYLEGVGHGLAQLHVALSDVRHVQQALSEMRDIWQESDCPLTKLQPIRQLVMEHVQLSVVIQSLPYLHAVPTLIAQSRDLIEKRHLLEAHVTLRDLESLRDGILYRLQKAEASPDSTDVHINDEEADLVQHFFAGVQEVSEELGAMLSSLAKSALGVARSDPSLLVSAIRIIEREEFLDAQEARGSMQQLWRPPGRPKHWKALFLKALEKGVCDRVMALEPLCENLSSADLAKRLKALQGGVVEELQSVVSVLVPCVPPHYDLARGVAFMCHHGIARHLREILSHELPHPALYHVLHWVTTVYPSADMMGHPNFSSEIDVSELGPPIPPEMLEEQLIRYTRCIRACLSQWIHKALEVETSDWMREQEPDKDQDGFYLSGFQHVVMQMLMENVQLAAALGEGMENRLRSASLCEMENCLVWLREALVKYGIEHMKDRTCPTYYTQYLLAIINGCSTLSATISQLQPEESGTAVCRRAAPCLQTSLDKTQKKACHLVLDELQTELQPLFKDIPSRPWLSGSNNVRYICERMEDFSQYLSKARAPVCQGMEESTLCVPLIRSLQELFALKDPSLLSLEVSGLMATFPDISEDHVLALLELRGDVTRDLRYTIVTTMHQQALTLPEDYRHIFISVPVPVRAPPFCLHPSSCA
- the EXOC3L1 gene encoding exocyst complex component 3-like protein isoform X1 yields the protein MLVMSAEDETSALEKAEHLARGAALKWASGIFCRPDQLIHLAQYRRREAQRNNSIQSRLKSSLQSYLEGVGHGLAQLHVALSDVRHVQQALSEMRDIWQESDCPLTKLQPIRQLVMEHVQLSVVIQSLPYLHAVPTLIAQSRDLIEKRHLLEAHVTLRDLESLRDGILYRLQKAEASPDSTDVHINDEEADLVQHFFAGVQEVSEELGAMLSSLAKSALGVARSDPSLLVSAIRIIEREEFLDAQEARGSMQQLWRPPGRPKHWKALFLKALEKGVCDRVMALEPLCENLSSADLAKRLKALQGGVVEELQSVVSVLVPCVPPHYDLARGVAFMCHHGIARHLREILSHELPHPALYHVLHWVTTVYPSADMMGHPNFSSEIDVSELGPPIPPEMLEEQLIRYTRCIRACLSQWIHKALEVETSDWMREQEPDKDQDGFYLSGFQHVVMQMLMENVQLAAALGEGMENRLRSASLCEMENCLVWLREALVKYGIEHMKDRTCPTYYTQYLLAIINGCSTLSATISQLQPEESGTAVCRRAAPCLQTSLDKTQKKACHLVLDELQTELQPLFKDIPSRPWLSGSNNVRYICERMEDFSQYLSKARAPVCQFLLAQTERMVTIEYVRSLIHSKFVCRSPGERQQMAHRMALDAEELSITLHTMGMEESTLCVPLIRSLQELFALKDPSLLSLEVSGLMATFPDISEDHVLALLELRGDVTRDLRYTIVTTMHQQALTLPEDYRHIFISVPVPVRAPPFCLHPSSCA